The Ornithinibacillus sp. 4-3 region TAAATGCGCCAAATGGAAATACGAATTCGGCAGCAGAGCATACGATAGCAATGATTATGGGGCTAGCAAGAAAAATACCTCAGGCACATCATGCACTAAAGGCTGGTCGCTGGGATCGTAAAATATATCTTGGTGTGGAAGTAAAAGGGAAAACATTAGGTATTGTTGGCCTTGGTAGAATTGGGGAAGAAGTTGCATATCGTGCAAAAGGGCAACGTATGAAAGTAATTGCTTATGATCCATTTCTAACCCAGGAAAGAGCAGACCGTTTAGGAATTGAACATGGAACACTTGATGAAGTATTACAAGCTTCTGATTTTATTACGGTACATACTCCGTTATTAGAAGAAACAAGACATTTAATTAATAAAGATGCATTTGCCAAAATGAAAGATGGCGTGAAGATTGTTAACTGCGCACGCGGTGGAATTATTGATGAAGAAGCACTATATCAGGCAATTCTTGATAAAAAAGTTGCAGGGGCTGCTTTAGATGTATATGAACAAGAACCTGTAACAGATCATAAATTATTCGAATTAGATGAAGTAATTGCAACACCTCATTTAGGTGCGAGCACAGTAGAGGCACAGGAAAATGTAGCAATTGATACGAGTAAAGATGTTATTCGTATTTTAAATGGAGGTTCTGCATTAAATCCAGTAAATATACCATCTGTGCCAAATGAAATGTTGAAGAAAGTTGAACCATATTTCCATTTAGCGGAGAAGCTTGGTACATTTTTAGCAATTGTTGCAAAAGAACCTGTAGAAGAATTCCATGTGCGTTTTGCTGGAAATTTAACAGATTTAAATGTAGCTCCAATTACGCGAAATGCATTAAAAGGATTTTTGAAGTATCATCTAGGAAGTCGCGTGAATGATGTAAATGCGGCATATTTAGCTACTTCAAAAGGAATAACTGTAAGTGAGCATAAGTCTTCTGAAGCGAATGGCTTTACCAACCTAGTAACAGTGGAAATCAAGACGAAAAAGGCTTCATATAGTGTTGTAGGTACATTGCTAAAAGGTTTGGGTGCTAGAATTGTACGTGTTGATCGTTATACAACAGATGTTGTACCTGAAGGGCATATTGTAATGATTCACCATAAAGATCAGCCAGGAGCAATTGGTAGAGTAGGAACATTACTAGCTGAAAATGATGTTAATATTGCAACAATGCAGGTAGGTCGCTCAGAATCAGGTGGAGAAGCAATTATGATGTTAACCATCGACAAGCCATTAGAAGATCAAACCATCATAGAAGTACAAAATTTATCTGATATTTATCGAGCAGTTGAGATTGATTTATAAACTAGACAACAGTGTTCCTATTTCAAAAGTGAGATAGGAGCACTCTTTGTTTATTAGCGGAAATTCTCTCTTTTTTAGGTGATGAAGTTAAGATTACCAGCAGTAAAAATGATAGGAAGGGTGTAATTTTTTTGAAGATAAAGGGATTAAATCATATGACTTTTTCTTGTTCTGATTTAACGACATCAATCCAATTTTACCAGGCTGTTTTTGGAGCGAAATTACTTGTCCAAGGAAAGTCATCAGCTTATTTGGATTTAAATGGGATTTGGTTAGCTTTAAATGAAGAAACAAATATTCCACGTAAAGAAATCTATGCTTCTTACACACATATTGCTTTTTCAATAGATGAGGCTGATTTTGACAAGACATACAAGAGGCTAATTCAGTTAAAAGTGAAAATTTTACCAGGAAGAGAAAGAGATGAAAAGGATAAGAGGTCTATCTATTTCACAGATCCAGATGGACATAAATTTGAATTTCATACGGGAACATTGCAAGATAGATTGGACTATTATAAAGAGGAAAAAGCTCATATGTCTTTTTTCCATGAAGGTAATT contains the following coding sequences:
- the fosB gene encoding metallothiol transferase FosB → MKIKGLNHMTFSCSDLTTSIQFYQAVFGAKLLVQGKSSAYLDLNGIWLALNEETNIPRKEIYASYTHIAFSIDEADFDKTYKRLIQLKVKILPGRERDEKDKRSIYFTDPDGHKFEFHTGTLQDRLDYYKEEKAHMSFFHEGN
- the serA gene encoding phosphoglycerate dehydrogenase, producing MSSFKVLIADPLSEDGIHPLLEEDNIEVVVDTGLSPEALLEKIPEFDALLVRSQTQVNHEVIERGTNLKVIGRAGVGVDNIDIKAATENGVIVVNAPNGNTNSAAEHTIAMIMGLARKIPQAHHALKAGRWDRKIYLGVEVKGKTLGIVGLGRIGEEVAYRAKGQRMKVIAYDPFLTQERADRLGIEHGTLDEVLQASDFITVHTPLLEETRHLINKDAFAKMKDGVKIVNCARGGIIDEEALYQAILDKKVAGAALDVYEQEPVTDHKLFELDEVIATPHLGASTVEAQENVAIDTSKDVIRILNGGSALNPVNIPSVPNEMLKKVEPYFHLAEKLGTFLAIVAKEPVEEFHVRFAGNLTDLNVAPITRNALKGFLKYHLGSRVNDVNAAYLATSKGITVSEHKSSEANGFTNLVTVEIKTKKASYSVVGTLLKGLGARIVRVDRYTTDVVPEGHIVMIHHKDQPGAIGRVGTLLAENDVNIATMQVGRSESGGEAIMMLTIDKPLEDQTIIEVQNLSDIYRAVEIDL